The region CTCCCCCCCCGCCACCGTCATCGGTCGATCAGGCGAACTTCGAGGAGGAAAAGACGCTCTCGAGAAGCTGGTCCACCTGGACCACCATCCTCCGTGCGGCGTCGCTGTCCAGCGTCTGCAGCGCGCTCTTGATCTCCCCGAGGTTCTTCAGCTGCGAGAAGAGCTGGATGTCGCTCAGCGTCTCGCCCCGGGTGAGCAGGTCGCGAATGAGCTGCAGCTCGCCGAGGAGCTCCTCCAGGCCGGCCTGCGGCCCGATGAAGCGTCGCTCCTGCGGGTGCTCGCGGTAGTACCGGTCCACCACGGGAGCCACGATCTGCTCGAGCAGGTCCGCCTGGTCCTGGTTGTTCCAGATGTGGCGCAGCACGAAGAAGTCCGCGTCGCACGGCTGCGCCCGACCGTCGAGGAGCGCGGAGGCCGCGAAGAGCTTGGTGAGCTTGATCGTCCGTCGGTCACTCAGGCTGATCCCCTCGGAACGGATCTGAAAGACCAGCCCCTTGTAGGTCGCCAGGAATTCCTCCGAGAAGGTCATGTACGAGGGGAAGACGCGCCGCAGCTCCATCAGCTCGTCGTGCCCGAGCACGGGGCTCAGCCGGTCGAGGCCCCCCTGCAGCTGCATCAGCTCCTGCTGGATCCCCCGCCCGAGGAGGGCGTGGAAGTGGTAGGAGTCCAGGTTGTCGCTCCGCACGCGCAGCAAGAAACGGTCGAAGACGGCCTGCAGGTTCTCGTCGTTCGGCGTCTCGTTCGAGGCGCCGAAGACGGAGAGGAGCGGGCAGCGCAGGACGTGGCGACCGTTCGCGTAGACGCGCTCGTTGAGCAGGGTGAGGAGCGAGTTGAGGATCGCGCTGTTCGCCTTGAAGACCTCGTCGAGAAAAACGATCTCTGCCTCGGGAAGCATCCCCTGCACGCGTCGCGAGTACTCTCCCTGGCGAAACGCGGCCATGTCCACCGGCCCAAAGAGCTCGTTCGGCTCGGTGAAGCGCGTGAGGAGGTACTCGAAGTAGCGGGCCTCGATCAGTCGGGCGAAGGTGCGCACCATGGCGGACTTCGCCGTCCCCGGCGGGCCCACCACGACCATGTGCTCCCCCGCGAGCACCGCCACGATCATCAGGCGAACGGCCTCCTGCTTGTCGAGGAAGGTGCGGTCCAGCACGCGCCCCACCTCCTGCACGCGCGCGACGAGCTGGAGACGCTGTTCGACCTGCGGGAGTTGTGGGCTCATCGCATCGCTTCCAGGGCGGCGCCCAAGTCGGCCGCCAGTTGTCCCGCCGCCTCACCGAACGCCCGGTCGCACTTGCCGACCCACTCGCGGTACCGCCTGCCGGCCGCAGACCCCCCGAGCTCCGGAGGCGTCAACCCGCAGCGCTGGCCGGCGACGGCCACGGAGGACAGCGCGCGCGCGGGTTCCGTGGCCGCATCCACCGACGGGGGGTCGCCCGCCAGACAGACGCAGGCGAAGAGGTACTGTATCAGTCCCACGAGGAGCCGCAACGCGCCTTCCGGCGGCAGCTCCGAGGCCTCCCGACCGCGCGCCGAGGCCGCGCGGTGCACGAGCTCCCAGAAGTCCGCCGCGAGCGTCGCCTCCACCTCCGGCAGCCCGAGCGCCAGATACGTGTGCGCGACGAGCCGCGCGAGACGGCGACCGCGGAGGAGCCGGACCCCGTCCATCCAGCGAAACGGGGGCGCCGGGCGGAGCGGCGTGACCAGCGCGGTGAGGGGCGACGCGGAGAGCAGGAGCGACAGCAGCCGGTGCTGCACGGGGGAGAGCGCGGACTCGAGCCAGCGGACGGTCGTACGGCGCTCCTCGACCTGCCGCACCTCGCGCCACCGGAGGAGACGCGCCGGCGGCTCGGCCCCCTCGAACGAGCGCGTCCCGGCCCAGAAGTGGATCTTCACGTCGGTGCGCACGAGCTCTATCACCCCGCGCACCAGACTGTGGCGCAGCACCGCCTCCTCCTCGCGCTCCACCGGCGGGGGACCGAGACACGCCGCGGTGAAGCGTTCGACCCGGGCGACGCCGGACGAGCTCGCCCTCCAGGTCCGCACCGAGGGGTGACTGAGAAAGAGCGTGTTATGGATCCCGACGAGCAGCTTCCAGTCGAGCTCGTCGAGCGCGGTGTCGAGCGGGTAGAGCCACAGCTGCCCGACGATCTGCTGGCGAGCCGCGTCCAGCCGCGCCGCGCCCTCGGTCCCGTCGATCGGGGCCCGCACGAGCGCTTCGAGGTCCTCGGCGTCCAGCGGTTCACCCACGTGCACCTCTCCCCCCGCGACCAGCGGCCCGGCGAAGCGGTTGAGGAAGTCCTCGGCCCACATCGCCTACTCCCCCGAGCCCCCGGTGAAGCCCCAGAGCGGGAACCACCCCACGGGTTCGTTGGCGATCACCGGCGTCGGACGCGCCTCCTCGGCGGTCGGCGTCGGACGCTCCGGCGCGGCGAGTGTCACCGGCGCCAGGATGGCCCGGGCGAGCGGCTGGAAGGCCGCGCGCGGGAGGCGCACCACCGTCGCCCCCTCGCGCTCGAAGAAGTGCACCACCTCCGCGGAGCCCCCGAGGTGCTGCACGAGGACCTCGGGGTGCACCTTCGGCAGGAGCTGATACCCGAGAGGGACGAAGATGCCGGGCGCCGCCGCGTAGTGCTGCTCGCCGAGGGGCACGAAGTCGACTCCCCCCTCGCGCAGCAGGTAGACGGCGCTCTCGGTGCGACAGACCGTGTAGCTGGCAAGCACCGGCGGGGGCAGCAGGTAGACCAGCTTCTTCAGCCACCCTTCCTGTCCCGACGGAATGCGGGACGCGGAGACACGGGGCGTCGCTCCCGCCGCCACCACCAGGCGCAGTGGCACCGACACCCCGTCGGCCGGCAGCGGACGCAGCTCCCGCGTCGGCGGCCGCTCCGCCACCGGCCCGAGACGCACCAGGCTACGAGCAGCCACGTAGACCGGTTCGCCCTCCACCACCTCGAGGCGATCTCGCCGCCCGGAGAAGAGGTAGTAGCGCCCCTCGCCGAAGATGCTCGCGCACGAGGAGAGCTCGACGGGATGTCGATACCCGAGCTCCACCGCGGCCCGCTCCGCGCGCTGGCGGTAGAGCTCCACGCCGGGGAGGCTCCGCAGGATCCCGAACATGCGCGCGGGGAGTCCCTCCACGCGCAGCAGATAGAACGGCCCCTCGGCGGCCTCCGGCCCCGAGCCCTCGCACGCCGCGGCCTGGCACGGCACGTTGTTGCGGTGCAGGTAGCCCAGCACCGCCGGCCACAGCCCTCGCACCACCCGCACGATCAGCCGTTCGTTCGCGCCGAGCTCCTCGCCTCGGTCGGGCAGCACCGAGAGACCAAGGACGAGCTGCGCGACGGAAAGGTCTCGTTCTTGGGCATAAGCCTGCACGAACTCCGCCGCGTAGAGGACGAAGTCGCCGCCCCCGGCGTGCAGGCTGTCCACGTCGTAGCCGAGAGGCGCCCGCGGGTCACGAAACCGGACGAAGTGTTTGTTCGTGCCCGTGAAGACGAGCCCTCCCACAAGCCGGCCTACGGCCGCGACCCCGTCGGCCGAATGGGAGTTGGTCACGGGGACTAGCACCAGGAACTCGCGACTCGCGAGCGGCGTTCGAAGCTGGACGACCCGCAGGGTTGCCAGGATCTCGTCCAGGCTGATCGCCTCCGACAGCCCCCGCAAGAGGCCGACGACGCGATCGACGGAGGGCAAGAGCACAGCGCAGAAGCGCCCGAGCGCGACGCCGCGCGCGTCGGAGACGAGCCCGGGCACGACGTAGCGCGTCTGGTGGGGGGCGACGTGCTCGAGCATCCGGCACCGAGGATAGGGCACCTCTCCGGGAAGCCGCAATGCCGAGGGCTCCCCACCCCGAGGAATTGGGTTAAAGTCGACGGTGCCGATGGGCTTCCTTCAGCGTCTCCTCTCGCCGGACTACCGCAGAGCGCTCGCTGCCGAGGCTGAGGGCGACTACCTCGCGGCGGCGCGCGCCTACGCGCTCTGCGGCGAGATGGGCAAGGTCTCCGACATGCACCTGGCCCTGGCGCGGCAGGAGGCCACGCTGGACGGCCGCGTGCGCTGTCTCCGCCAGGCGCTCTCCTTCGCGTCCGAGGACCCGCCGCGGCGGATCGCCGTCCGGCGGCTGCTCGGCGCCGCTCTGCGCAGCCGCGCCGAGGAGCAGGGGGGCGCCACGGTCGCAGCGCACGAGCTGCTTCGCGAGGCGGCAGAGCTCTTCGATGCGGGGGAGAGCTGGATCGACGCCGGCGAGTGCCACGAGAGCCTCGGCGACCGGGAGAGCGCCGCGGCGGCCTACGCCCGCGCCGGCCTGGTGGATCGCGTCGAAGCGCTTCTCGGCGAGCAGGAGGAGCAAGACGCTCGCCGTCGCACGGCGGAGAGCCGCTTCAGGGACCACGAAGCCCTCTGGCAGGCCGGCAAACGTCTGGCCGCGCTCCGCGCCCTCACCGAGTGCGTCGCGGCGGCCGAGGAGAAGGGCGAGTCCCGTCGCCTCCTCACCGAGCTCGAGCGACGCGTGCTCCGCTCCCACCGCGTCTGCCTGGGTCTCGCCGAGCGCCGCTACTGGATCCTGGGGCGTCTTCCGCTGACCCTCGGACGCGACGCCGATTGCGACCTCGTGGTGCGCGGCCCTTCGGTCTCTCGCTGTCACGTGCGCCTCGACGCGGCGGCCGAGGGCTTTGTCGTCGAGGATGCGGGGAGTCGGAACGGCACGACGCTCGGCGGAGTCCCGATCGGCGGTCGCGTCCCCCTCCCCTACGGTCCCGAGATCGGCCTCGGCGAGAGCTGCGCCGTGCGCGCCTCGCCCGTCGAGGATCACCCGGGCATCTTGCGCCTCGACGTCGTCCGTGGACTCGACGCCGGTCTCGTGGCCTACGTCGCTCGCGCACCCCTGCCCCTGGCGGAGCTCGACCCGCTCCTCCCTGCGCTCGAGCTCGGCTTCGTCGAGGGGTGCCCTGTGGTGCGGTGCGCCGGCTCTGTCGTCCTTCGGCTGAACGGGTCGCGCGTCACCGACCGCGCGGAGCTCGCGCGCGGCGATCTCCTGGAGGTCGACGACCGACGCGTCGACGTGTTGGAGGGATGACCGAACCACCGCGGCCTTCTTTGCTCTCCCGCCTCCTCGGCTGGCTATCGCCCCCGGCTGGCGGGACCGAGACGGACGGTGAGCCCCCAGCGGGCCAGGCCTCGGGCGCGCCCCTGCCCTCCGCCGGCGCGCCCCCGGCCCTCGACGCCTCGGAAGCGGGTCCGCCCGCCGAAGAGCTCGAGCTGGAGCGCCGGCTGTCTTTGGCCCCCGGCCCAGGCGTCGCACCACCGAACGTCGCCGAGCTCCTCCAGCTCGTCGAGGCCGTGGAGACCCGTGGCCGCCCACGCCAGGCGCTCGAGCTCTTGCGCCGCGCCAGCCATCGCTTCCCCGGCGAGCCGTTTCTCCGGCTCCGCCTCGCCGCGCAGCTCGATCGCCGGGGAGAGCGGGGAGAAGCCGCCGCGCTCCTCGTAGAGCTCCTCGAGGACCCCCGCACCGCGCCACACGCGCACTTCCTCCTGGCGGAGCAGAAGGCCCGCGAGTCCGACCTCGCCGCGGCGCTCGAGCACTACGAGCTGGTGCTGGCCTGGGACTTCGCCTTTCCTCGCGCTCGCGCCCGGGCCGATGCGCTTCGCCGCCAGCAGCCACGACCCTCCGCGAGCGCCGACGCCACGCTGATCGCTCCCGAGGAGCTCAGCGAGCTGAGGCGCTTCCTCATCGAGCGCGAGGTGGGTCGCGGCGGCGGTGGCACCGTCTACGCCGCGCTCGATCGCAGCCTCGGCCGGCCGGTGGCGCTCAAGGTCTTGCACCCCTCCGTCGCAAACCGGGCGCACGACCGAGCCCAGCTCTTCGCCGAGGCGCGCCTCGCGGCCGCGCTGGCACACCCTGGCGTGGTGACGATCTACGACCTGGACGAGGCGAACAACCTGGTGGTGATGGAATACTGCGCCGGCGGCACCGTGGCTGCGCTCCTCGCGGAGGGCCGAGTCGCGCTCTCGGTGGCGCTCGACTGGATCGCGCAGCTCGCGGAGACGCTCGGACCGATGCACCGAGCGGGCATCGTGCACCGCGACCTCAAGCCGGAGAACCTGCTCTTTAGGGAACGCCCCCGACGGGGTGCCGGCCGCATCCTGCTCACGGACTTCGGCATCGCGCACGCCGGGGACTCCCCCCAGGAGACCGACGGAGCCGTGGGCTCGCGCGCCTACATGGCTCCCGAGCAGTGGCAGGGCGAGGCGCCCGACCCCCGGACGGACCTCTACGCCTGCGGAGTCCTCCTGGCCGAGGCGGTCCTCGGCCGCGCGACCCTCGACCGACTGCGGCCCGCCCCGGGTCTCGGCCTGCTCGAGCCGGCGGCGCTAGAGCCAGCGCTCGCCGGCGTGCCGCCGCATCTGTCGCCCCTCCTCCTCCGCCTGCTCGAATCCTTGCTCTCTCCCGAACCGAACGATCGGCCCCCGGACGCGGCGGCGCTCGCTGGCGAGGTGGAGCCCCTCCGCCGCGAGGCAGCCCGGGCCGAGAGCGCCGAAGCGCTCATGATGGAGCTCGAACGCTTCGCCGGCCCGCCCCCGCGCGACGAGGAGGTCGAACGCTGGCTGGCGCGGCACACCGAGGACGCGGCGCGAGAGGGCTAGACCCCCGCCGAGGCCCTCGGGCGTCGATTGCCGCCGGGCTCTGGCGTCCTCCCGCGCGCCGGCGTAGGCTGCGCCAACTGGCCGGAGGTCCTGATGCGCCTACCTGCATTGCTGCTCACCGTTCCCTTCTGCTTCGCCTGCACCAAGCCCGAGGTCATCACGGCGCCCTTCTCGGACGCCTTCGACCGCCCCGAGCTCGGAACCGCGTACTTCAACACAGGTGGGCCCTACGAGCTCAGGGACGGAAAGCTCGCCGTGAAGGGCGCCTACAACCACCCCCTCTGGCTCAAGAAGCAGCTCCCGCGGGACGCCGTCATCGAGTTCGACGTGACCTCGAAGTCGCGCGACGGCGACATCAAGGTCGAGGCCTGGGGCGACGGCCGAACGCACGCCACCGACAAGGGGGCCTACCTGGCGAGCAGCTACGTCTTCGTCTTCGGAGGCTGGGGCAACACCATCTCGGCACTCTGTCGGCTCGACGAGCACGGGGCGGATCGCAAGACCCGTTCGGACGTGAAGGTGGAGACGGGGCGGACGTATCGCTGGAAGATCCAGCGCAAGGGGCAGAAGGTGGAATGGTTCGTCGACGGCAAGCCCTTCTTGTCGATGGACGACCCGGTACCGCTCGAAGGCGAGCGGCACGCTCATCTCGGGTTCAACAACTGGGAGTCCGAGCTGCAGTTCGACAACCTGAAGATCTCGCCCTGGTAACCCCCCGGCCGGGCGGAAAGTTGCCCGCCTCCTCTCGCCCCTCTACCGTCGATGGTCATGCGAACCGCGAGATCGCCCCGTCCCTCGGCCCGGGCGGACCGGCGAAACCGACGCGAAGAGAGTACCGAGCGCCCCTTCTGTCGCGTGGCGCTCGTGCCCCCCGTCCTGCAGGCCAGCGCGCGCGACCTCCCGCCCCCGGAGGCCCAGAGCGAGCTCGTAGGCGATGCGCTCGCGCAGCTCGAACGCGTGCGTCAGCTCGTCACGAATCTGCCCGACCTGCCGGGCGGAGACCGGGCCGCCGTGCTCGCGCGACTCGCCGGCACGGCCGACGACCTGCGGACCCTGTTCTTCCTGGACGCGATCTACTGAACGCCGCCGGCGACCGCCGGGAGCTGCGTGGTCGCTTGCCCCCGCGCCTGGAAGCCGAGGAGCGCCTCGATACGCACGAGGGGGATCCGTTCGACCCGCCCCTCGTGGAGCTGCGGCGCGCCGCCCTGGACCTTCTCCAGCAGCTGCAGCCCCCGGAGGTCGCGTAGGGCCTGCGACCCAACGCGCTCGAAAAGGCCCTGCGCGAGCCCGATGGCCGTCAGCACCTGCTGCCCGTCACGACGCCCGAAGAGGACCACCTGCTGACCCGGGCGAGCCTTCGGCATCCCCTCCACGTGCATCCCCTCGTCCCCGATGACGCCGCCCAGCGTACGCAGGACGACCACGGCGCTACACGCACCCTTCAGGCAGCGCGCCACGCGTACCTCGTGGTCGGTCACGATCATGCCGCCCACCCGACGCGCCATACTCCGCACCACCTGACCATCCACCACCACCTCGGACGCACGCGCCAGCTCTTCCACCGAGAGCTCTTGCACCACGGTGGCCCCGGCCCGAAACGGGGCGAGGAGCAGCAAGGCGGTCACGACCAGCCGGCGCCGACGGAGCGCCAGCACGCCGGCAAGCAGGGCCAGCCACCCGTAGCCCGGACCCGCGCCGCGAGCGCCGACCGCGCACCCGCCAGCCGCCACGGGGTCCGCCCCCTCGTCGGGAGCCGGAGCCACTTCCCCGGACGCCCCCGGCGTGGGCGCGCCATCGCCCGAGGACTGCGCGGAGAGCTGCTTCGGCGGCGCGACGGGAGCGGCCTGCCCTCGCCGACGGCGATTGATCTCCTCGACCAGCGCGGCGATCCCCGCCCGGTCGTCCGCCGAGAGGCCGCGCTTCTTCGTCTCGCCCGGCGGCGTATCCGGATACATCGCCGACTCGGCGTGCGCAGAATCGTGCGCCATCCCGAAGAAGTGCCCCGCCTCGTGCGTCACCACGTTCTGCACGTCGAACTGCCCCTGATTGGACTTCGGGGCCGTGGCCCATCGGTGATGCACGGCGTTCAGCAGCACATCGGCGTCAGAGACGAAGCCCGTGGAGGCCTTGTAGCTCGACACCGTCATGGCCACGACCTCCTTGCCGTAGGGCCAGTTCGCCGTGACCCACCGCACCACGTTCTGCCCGTCGTTCCCCGCCTTCGTGGCTCCCCCGGCCATTCGGTCCACGACCCGCACCGGCACGCCCGCCGAGGTCCACGCAGCGAACCCTGCACGCACCGCGTCAGCAGCCCCGGCCAGCGTGGGCACGGCGGAGACGTCGATCACCACCTCGACCTGTTCCTGGCTCCAGATCAGGACCTTCCCGTCGCTGCTCTTTCTCAGGTTGTAGCTCTGGGCCACCTCAGTGTGCGCCAGGAGCACCACCGCCACGACGACCATTCCTGCCACCCTGCCAGCTGGATTGGTCGTCATGGGCGAAACTCCCTGCGGTCCCTGATGGCCCCATCGCCATCTGTGCCGCAGGAATTAGTATGTTCGACGACTATTTTTCATTCAAGCATTTTTTTTTGTAACCAATCTCGCATTTGACTCTTCCCACCCCAGCATTGACGGGCACGACCCCGGAGCGGTAAGTAGTCACGTCCCGCCGGCTCGAGCCGGCGGCGGTGCCAGCCGGAGTGGCGGAATCGGCAGACGCGCGGGACTCAAAATCCCGTGCCCTTCGCGGGCGTAAGGGTTCGACCCCCTTCTCCGGCACCTCCCCAAGACCACATCACCTGAGAGGAGCGAGCCATGGCCTGGAAAGACCTCACGAGCCTCCACAAGCTGTCGGTCGCGCAGCTGGAGGAGATCCTGTCGCTGTCCGTGGAGATCAAGCGGCATCCGGAGCGGTACCGTTCGGCGCTCGCCCACCAGACGCTGGCGCTGATCTTCATGAAGCCCTCGACCCGGACGCGCGTCTCCTTCCAGACGGGCATGTTCCAGCTCGGCGGCCACGCGCTGGCCATGGGGCAAAACGAGCTCCAGATCGGTCGCGGCGAGAGCGTCGCCGACACGGCGCGGGTCCTCTCGCGCTACGTGAACGGGATCGTCGCGCGCGTCTTCTCGCACGACGACATCGAGCAGCTCGCGAAGTACGCCTCGGTCCCCGTGATCAACGGTCTCAGCGACCTGCTACACCCCTGCCAGGCCATCTGCGACTACCTCACCATGCGCGAGCGCTTCGGCGACATCCGCGGCCTGCCCGTGACCTACGTGGGCGACGGCAACAACGTGGCTCATTCGCTGGCCTTCGGCGCGGCCAAGCTGGGCGTACACCTCACGCTCGCCACCCCCGAGGGCCGCTACCAGTGCGACGCGCAGATCCTGGCCCAGGCGCGCGAGGACGCGAAGGCGACGGGGGCGCGCATCGACGTGGTTCACGACCCCGTCCGCGGAGTCCAGGGGGCCAAGGTGGTCTACGCCGACGTGTGGACCTCGATGGGGCAGGAGGCCGAGTCGGCCCAGCGGCTGCGAGACCTGCACGACTACCAGATCAACGCCGCGCTCTTCGGCAAGGCCGACAAGGACGCCATCTTCATGCACTGCCTCCCCGCGCACCGCGGAGAGGAGGTCACCGACGAGATCTGCGACCACCCCCGCTCGGTCATCTTCGATCAGGCCGAGAACCGCCTGCACACGCAGAAGGCCGTGCTGGTCCTGCTCATGGGCCGGAAATAGCGCCCCGCTCCCCCGCCGGCGGCGGAAACCAGATCCATCCGTCGTCCTCGAAGACCTCCCGGTCCCGCTCGGGGAGGGTCCAGCCCTCGGTGGCCCAGAGGTAGCCCGTGTAGGCGCAGAGCACCGCGTCGAAGCAGTGGTCGTTGCTCAAGCACCCCTCGCGCCACACCTCGAAGCGCAGCGAGTGCGACAGCTCCTCGAGGAGCTCGGCCCGCGTGCGCCAGGTGTCCACCTCGCGCTTGTAGCGTCGCGCCCGGTCGGCGCTGAAGAGCGCGTGCACGGTGGCCTTCGGATACACCTCGATGAGGTTCGCGTTCAGGCGGAAGTGCCGCTCCAGCGCCCGGCGCAGGTAGTGGGCGCGCGCGGTCAGCGGGCCCATCCCCTGGCCGAGCGTCTCGCGCGGGGTGATCCCGTGCTCCCGCTGCAGCACGACCTCGCAGGCCCGCTGCGTGTAAGGGGTCGTGGCAGGCTTTCCGTTCGGCCCTCCCGCGTCTTGCCCCCGCACCAGCGGATCGCCGCGCTCGCGGAACCAGCGCACGACCCTGTCCTCGCACGCGCCGAGCCCGACGCATTCGGGCAGACGGCAACGCACGCACACGGTCGGGACCAGCGGCGCATCGATCGCCACCAGCGCCGCGTCGCGATGCGCGAGGAGGAACGCGATGAGCTGCTCGTCGTAGTACGGCTCGCCGTCGGGCGTCCGCGTCCCGACGTAGCGCACGCGCACGGTCTCCCCCTTCGCCTGGAGGAGCGCCACTGCCGTGTTCTTCCCCTTGCCTCCGCCGAGGTCCACACCGACGAAGGTCGTGAAGGGTCTTGAAGCGCGCGCTCTCATGGGCAACGTAGTGTAGCAGCTGTGGCGAACGGGCCCCGCAGGAAGGATCCCCGGTCGCTACCTCAGGGCGTGGAGCGGCTCGGTCGGCTGGTTCTCCACGGGATCCTCGACCTCGTCCTCCTCGGCGAGTTCCGCCAGGTCGGACTCCGTCAGTCCCCCGTCGCTGCGTCGCCGAAACGGCCGTCGCGGGTCTAGCTTGCCTCGGCTGCCGTTCAGCTCCGCGCTTCCCCGGTCACGAAGGTACTCGAGGAACACGCGCGCCGAGTGCAGCTCGCCCGCGGGGAGAACGTCCACGAGCGACTTCACCTGCTTGCGGAGCACCTCGGCGGGCCCCTCTCCGGTCGAGTTCACCCTGGGCAGCGGATCCACCGGCTCCGGTGGAAGCTCCACGTTTCCCCACGGCGGTGGCGGATCCGGCTCGAGGTCCCGCGACTCGAACCACCGATTGACGTGATACCGCAGCAGGTCCGCGCGATGGGTGAACCACCGTTCGCGCTCCGCCGGGTAGCTCAGGAGCACGTCCTTGAAGCGGCGGAAGGCGCCCTTGCCGTCGATGGACACCAGGAGCCGGTCCCGCAGCGCATCGTCCTCGACGGTGACCACGAACCGCTCCATCCAGCGGTACTGTTCCCGCGAGGAGGCGGGGTCGATCTTGACGTACCGGTCCGGCTGATGGAGGAGGAGCTCGCGCTTCTCGGCATCTTCCGGCGCCCCGTCGAGGACGACGAGCACCTCCCCCGTCACGCGGTCGATGTAGCTCGTCAGGCCCGGCGAGTTTCGCTCGAAGGCCGTCTCCACGTCGGGCCAGTTCACCTTGATCGACACCATCGCAGCGCTCTTCCGCGGAGGGGCCGTGTCCCTCGATCTCGAACCGTCCAAGGATACTGCCCCGCGAGCGGCATTTCAAGCGCGCCACAGCGCAAGACATCGAAATCTCGTCGCAATTCATCATTGACACGACCCCCGAAGCCCGTAGAATAGCCTGCCCGTGTGGCCGCCCTTCGCACGTCTGTCATGCGCGAAAGCGAGGCTTCGTCAATCCTGACCACGGGCGTGAAGTTCGGACGTACGGAGGTCGATGCGTGGCACGAGTAACGGTTGAAGATTGTCTCGAGAACCTGGGGAATCGCTTCGCGCTAGTCATCCTGGCGGCAGCCCGCGCCCGCGACCTGAGCAAGGGAGCCAGAGCGCTCGTCCACTGCGACAACAAGCCCGCCGTCACCGCCCTGCGCGAGATCGCGGCCGGCAAGGTCCGCTTCACGGAGGACGTCCGCTCCGTCGTCGAGGTGTACCTCGCGGAGACCAAGCTCGTCGAGGCGAAGACCCGCTCCTGAGCCCTCGGCGCGTCCTTGACCGCGCTCCCCAGCCCACCTTCGAAGTGCCCATGAACTGGATGCCCGTCCGTCGACGATGGGCGCCCTGGGTCGCCCTCGTGCTCCTCGGAGCCTGCGGGGGACGCCGAGAGCTTCGGGCAACCGTCGGTCGAGCGCCGGCGCCTCGGCTCCGGCCGATTGCGCCGCACACGGGACGCACGGCGCACGCCGCCGCGCCCGACTGGTTCCGACTCGTCGAGCGGCTCGCGGATCGCCGAAGCCTCGCTGCGTCCTTCGAGGCGGCGCGCTACACGTTGCCCCCGCACACCTTTCTGCTGGCCGCGCGCGTCGTCCCGGGGGTCGGTCAGCCCGCGTTCCAGTACTTCAGCCTCGGGGACTCGGGGTTCGTCTACTCGCCAGGACGGTACTGGCCCGCCTCCACGGTCAAGCTCATGACCACGGTCGGGGCCCTCTGGACGCTCCACAAACACGGTCTTTCGGGTGCCGCG is a window of Deltaproteobacteria bacterium DNA encoding:
- a CDS encoding AAA family ATPase, whose translation is MSPQLPQVEQRLQLVARVQEVGRVLDRTFLDKQEAVRLMIVAVLAGEHMVVVGPPGTAKSAMVRTFARLIEARYFEYLLTRFTEPNELFGPVDMAAFRQGEYSRRVQGMLPEAEIVFLDEVFKANSAILNSLLTLLNERVYANGRHVLRCPLLSVFGASNETPNDENLQAVFDRFLLRVRSDNLDSYHFHALLGRGIQQELMQLQGGLDRLSPVLGHDELMELRRVFPSYMTFSEEFLATYKGLVFQIRSEGISLSDRRTIKLTKLFAASALLDGRAQPCDADFFVLRHIWNNQDQADLLEQIVAPVVDRYYREHPQERRFIGPQAGLEELLGELQLIRDLLTRGETLSDIQLFSQLKNLGEIKSALQTLDSDAARRMVVQVDQLLESVFSSSKFA
- a CDS encoding FHA domain-containing protein; translated protein: MGFLQRLLSPDYRRALAAEAEGDYLAAARAYALCGEMGKVSDMHLALARQEATLDGRVRCLRQALSFASEDPPRRIAVRRLLGAALRSRAEEQGGATVAAHELLREAAELFDAGESWIDAGECHESLGDRESAAAAYARAGLVDRVEALLGEQEEQDARRRTAESRFRDHEALWQAGKRLAALRALTECVAAAEEKGESRRLLTELERRVLRSHRVCLGLAERRYWILGRLPLTLGRDADCDLVVRGPSVSRCHVRLDAAAEGFVVEDAGSRNGTTLGGVPIGGRVPLPYGPEIGLGESCAVRASPVEDHPGILRLDVVRGLDAGLVAYVARAPLPLAELDPLLPALELGFVEGCPVVRCAGSVVLRLNGSRVTDRAELARGDLLEVDDRRVDVLEG
- a CDS encoding protein kinase — its product is MTEPPRPSLLSRLLGWLSPPAGGTETDGEPPAGQASGAPLPSAGAPPALDASEAGPPAEELELERRLSLAPGPGVAPPNVAELLQLVEAVETRGRPRQALELLRRASHRFPGEPFLRLRLAAQLDRRGERGEAAALLVELLEDPRTAPHAHFLLAEQKARESDLAAALEHYELVLAWDFAFPRARARADALRRQQPRPSASADATLIAPEELSELRRFLIEREVGRGGGGTVYAALDRSLGRPVALKVLHPSVANRAHDRAQLFAEARLAAALAHPGVVTIYDLDEANNLVVMEYCAGGTVAALLAEGRVALSVALDWIAQLAETLGPMHRAGIVHRDLKPENLLFRERPRRGAGRILLTDFGIAHAGDSPQETDGAVGSRAYMAPEQWQGEAPDPRTDLYACGVLLAEAVLGRATLDRLRPAPGLGLLEPAALEPALAGVPPHLSPLLLRLLESLLSPEPNDRPPDAAALAGEVEPLRREAARAESAEALMMELERFAGPPPRDEEVERWLARHTEDAAREG
- a CDS encoding matrixin family metalloprotease, whose translation is MTTNPAGRVAGMVVVAVVLLAHTEVAQSYNLRKSSDGKVLIWSQEQVEVVIDVSAVPTLAGAADAVRAGFAAWTSAGVPVRVVDRMAGGATKAGNDGQNVVRWVTANWPYGKEVVAMTVSSYKASTGFVSDADVLLNAVHHRWATAPKSNQGQFDVQNVVTHEAGHFFGMAHDSAHAESAMYPDTPPGETKKRGLSADDRAGIAALVEEINRRRRGQAAPVAPPKQLSAQSSGDGAPTPGASGEVAPAPDEGADPVAAGGCAVGARGAGPGYGWLALLAGVLALRRRRLVVTALLLLAPFRAGATVVQELSVEELARASEVVVDGQVVRSMARRVGGMIVTDHEVRVARCLKGACSAVVVLRTLGGVIGDEGMHVEGMPKARPGQQVVLFGRRDGQQVLTAIGLAQGLFERVGSQALRDLRGLQLLEKVQGGAPQLHEGRVERIPLVRIEALLGFQARGQATTQLPAVAGGVQ
- the argF gene encoding ornithine carbamoyltransferase, whose amino-acid sequence is MAWKDLTSLHKLSVAQLEEILSLSVEIKRHPERYRSALAHQTLALIFMKPSTRTRVSFQTGMFQLGGHALAMGQNELQIGRGESVADTARVLSRYVNGIVARVFSHDDIEQLAKYASVPVINGLSDLLHPCQAICDYLTMRERFGDIRGLPVTYVGDGNNVAHSLAFGAAKLGVHLTLATPEGRYQCDAQILAQAREDAKATGARIDVVHDPVRGVQGAKVVYADVWTSMGQEAESAQRLRDLHDYQINAALFGKADKDAIFMHCLPAHRGEEVTDEICDHPRSVIFDQAENRLHTQKAVLVLLMGRK
- a CDS encoding DUF429 domain-containing protein; this translates as MRARASRPFTTFVGVDLGGGKGKNTAVALLQAKGETVRVRYVGTRTPDGEPYYDEQLIAFLLAHRDAALVAIDAPLVPTVCVRCRLPECVGLGACEDRVVRWFRERGDPLVRGQDAGGPNGKPATTPYTQRACEVVLQREHGITPRETLGQGMGPLTARAHYLRRALERHFRLNANLIEVYPKATVHALFSADRARRYKREVDTWRTRAELLEELSHSLRFEVWREGCLSNDHCFDAVLCAYTGYLWATEGWTLPERDREVFEDDGWIWFPPPAGERGAISGP
- a CDS encoding DNA-directed RNA polymerase subunit omega — translated: MARVTVEDCLENLGNRFALVILAAARARDLSKGARALVHCDNKPAVTALREIAAGKVRFTEDVRSVVEVYLAETKLVEAKTRS